The genomic segment TGCCCCTGGGCATCAATTAGATACCATTTTCTCTCTATCTCTTCTTTTTTTGGTAGATATGTTCGCATCCTGTATTCCTCCTTAAAATTCATCATATTTTACTTTCCAAAGGAACAATCCTTGAGGAGCCACAGTGAGATTCAGCACGCTTTTCTTTCCTTCCAAGCATTCCTCCACAATAGAAGGGGAATATTTCCCCCTACCTATTTGGAGGAGAAGCCCTACGATATTACGCACCATTCCCTTTAGAAAAGCGTTAGCTTCTAAGGTAAAAATAATTATATCGTGTTTTTTCTTTATGTCAAGACGAATAAGATGCCTCCTCGTTTTCGTTCGCTCGGATGTAAAAGCGGAGAAATTATGAACTCCCTCCAACATCTTTCCCGCTTTCCTCATAAGCTCCAAATCCAGCTCTTCAGGAATGACCAGAGCATAACGCGAGAGAAAAGGAGAAATAACCGCTTTATTTATCAAAAAGTATTTATATATTCTGCTTTTCGCGTCAAAACGAGAATGGAAAGAAGCATCCATCTCCTTTGACCATATGACCCTAATGGAAGATGGGAGGCGGTCATTGAGTATGCGAGGAAATTTCTCCACTGGTATAGGAGAGCTTGTAAGGAAATTTATCACCTGTCCTTTGGCGTGAACTCCCGCGTCTGTCCGGGAAGCGGCTATGACCCTTACTCTCTCGCCCAAACAATTCGCCAGCTTTTCCTCTATCTCGCCCTGAATAGTGGGCAGACTTTTCTGCTTTTGGAAACCAGCGAAATCCGTCCCATCGTAGCTGACCCCTAAAACGATATTACGCATAAAGAGAATCTATCATTCCACGAGAGAGAGAAGGGCTATCTCGGCGTGGTCCCCTCTTCTATACCCTAATCTCGTTATCCTGAGATAACCGCCTTCCCTATCCTGCATCTTGGGAGCGATTTCCTCAAATAGGCGTTTGACCAAAGTCTCGTCTTGGAGGATGCGGAAAGCTCTCCTCCTTGCAGATAAGCTATCTTCCTTCGCTAAGGTTATGAGCTTCTCCACAACCCTCCTTGCCTCCTTAGCCCTCTGGAGGGTTGTCTCTATTTTTCCCCTCTTCACAACCTCCCTAGCCAAGGAGCGCAAGAGAGCAAGTCTTTGGTCGGTAGGTTTTGAGAGTTTTCCATAACCTTTTCTATGCTTCATTTTCTACCCTCCTCATCAGCAAGAGACAAGCCCATCTCGGCAAGCATTATCTTCAATTGATTAAGGCTCTTTCTTCCGAGATTTCTGAGCCCTAAGAGCTGCTTCTCCGTACATTTACAAAGCTCCCTAAGAGTTGTGATTCCTTCTTTGCGAAGAGCGTTATAAGCCCTGCTGGGCAAATCCAATTCCTCAAGGGGCGTATCAAGGAGCTCTTCCTTCTCCAAATCAACCGGGTCCTCGGGCTCGTTGGGTTGGGGAGCCGTAGCTACAGGCTCATTTACATTCTCCTCAACAAGCGATGCTATCTGGAAATACTTCGCGAGGATTGCCGCTGATTGGAGCAAAGCTTCCGAGGGAGTAATAGCCCCATTTGTTGTAATCTCCAATGTCAATCGCTCAAGCTCTAACTTCTCTTGAAGAGATGTCTCCATAACGAGCTGACCAAGATATCTTTGCCCTACTTCTTCCTCATCCTCCCAACCTTTGAAGTAATAGTTATTAACATAATATGCGACCCTTCTTATGGGCGTGAAGATAGCGGTCAATGGCAGAAAACCCACCTGAGATTTAGCTTCCCTCATATAAGCTAAACGGAATCCTTTCCCCATCTCCACCTTCAAATCTATATTTAACCTTGCCTCTGGCTCCGTAAGGGTCGCTATGTGTTGTTCGGGATTGGCTATCTCTATCTCCGGATGTTGTGGTCTTATATCCGCAGCCAAAACCTCCCCTTCTCCCTGCACATCCAACTTCATCATTAGCGCTCCTGAGAAGGGACGCTTAACCCTTATCGCTACCTCTTTCAGATTGAGGAGGATTAATGTAACATCCTCCTTAACATAGGGAAGGGTAGTAAGAGGGTGATAGACCCCTTCTATCCTCGCCTCGGTTATGGCTGCTCCCGGGATTTGAGAAAGAAGAACCCTCCTCAAAGCCGAGCCAATTGTATGTCCGACTCCTTTTTCCAAGGGATAAATGAAAAATTTCCCTTCTCTTCCATTCTCCTTCGCAATCACTATCCTTGGATTCGTTTTTTCCTTTTCCTTCCTCGTAGTAGAAGGAAGCATTTACAACACCTCCATTTAGCGGGAGTAAAACTCCACTATCAACTGCTCGTTAAGGGGAACCTCTATCTCCCCCGGAACAGGCAACCCCACTACCTGCCCTTCAAGGTTCTCCTCATCCAACTTCAACCAATCTGGGCACCTGCCCCCCCTCTTAGCTACCTCCTCCTTAACGCGCTCCACAACAGGTGAATCAGGCTTAACTTTTATGATATCACCCACTTCCACCTGATAGCTTGGGATATCCACCACCCTTCCATTTACGAGAATATGACCATGAGTTACCAATTGGCGAGCTTGCTTTCTTGAGGAAGCAAACCCTAATCTATAGACAACAGCATCTAACCTTCTTTCAAGGAGCATCAACAGGTTTTCACCTGCTCTCCCTTTCATCTTGCTCGCCATCTCAAAATAGCGCTTGAACTGCGTCTCCGTCAGCCAATACATCCTCTTGGCTTTTTGCTTCTCCCTAAACCTCAGCCCGTAATCCTTGAGTTTGGGAGGACGCGTCTGTCCATGCATTCCTGGAGGATAGTTCCTTCTCTCCAAGGAACACTTGGGTGTATAGCACCTATCTCCCTTAAGGAAGAGCTTCATCCCTTCCCTTCTACACAATCTACAGCGTGGACCGGTATATAAACTCACTTTATCTTCACCTCACACTCTTCTTCTCTTTGGTGGACGGCATCCATTGTGAGGAACAGGGGTAACATCCTTGATGATGTTGATTTCCAAGCCAGCCGCTTGAAGAGCTCTTATAGCCGTCTCTCTTCCCTGTCCTGTCCCCTTTACATACACATCCACCTTTCGCACGCCCATCTCCATAGCTTTTTTCGCCACGGAATCTGCCGCCAGTTGAGCTGCATAGGGAGTGCCCTTTCTCGTCCCCTTTAATCCAACGGTGCCGCCGCTATCCCAACAGAGGACATTGCCATCTTTATCCGTTATTGAAATTATGGTGTTATTAAAGGTAGCCTTAATATGAGCTATCGCGTGGGTAATTAACCCTCTCTCTTTCTTTTTCGCTTTCTTTTTAGCCATAACTCACTACCTCCTTACTTCCTTGCCCCTATTCGGGCGCGAGGTCCTTTTCTCGTCCTGGCGTTGGTGCGGGTCCTCTGCCCTCTCACTGGCAAACCTACCTTATGCCTTAAACCTCTATAACAGCCTATCTCTATCAATCTACGAATGTTTGCCGCTACCTCCCTTCGCAAATCACCTTCCACTTTATATTTGCTCTCAATTATGTTATTGAGTTTCGCTACCTCCTCGTCCATGAGGTCCTTGACCTTTACATTCGGGTCAATACCCGCTTCCTCTAATATTTTCTTGCTCAAAGTCCGCCCTATGCCATAAATATATGTCAGGGCAATCCATATATTTTTGTTCTTTGGCAAGTCTACTCCAGCTATCCTCGCCAAGTCTGGTCACCTCCCTTGTCTTTGTTTATGCTTAGGGTTGGAGCAGATGACCATCACTCTGCCCCTTCTCCTGATAATTTTGCACTTATTACATATCCTCTTCACAGAGGGACGCACTTTCATCTTTTGAATTTCACCTCTCTCTTATTTATAACGATAAAGTATCCTGCCCTGCGTCAGGTCATAAGGAGAAACTTCTACTTTAACCTTATCGCCAGGCAGAATCTTTATGTAGTGAAGGCGCATCTTGCCAGATGCGTGTGCGGTGATTATAAGATTATTATCAAGTTTAACACGGAAAGCCGCATTCGGCAAGGCCTCTATGACTACGCCTTCCATTTCAATAGTTTCCTTTTTCACCTCTTACCTCCTTGTTAATACCAAACATCCATCGCCCATTATGGCAATTGTATGCTCAAAATGGGCGGAAAGACTACCATCAACGGTCTTCACCGTCCAGCCATCTTCGGCTGTGAACACCCTGTCATCACCAATATTCACCATTGGCTCTATAGCCAATGTCATACCTTCCCTTAGAATTATCCCCTTCCCCTTACTGCCGTAGTTGGGAACAGGGGGGTCCTCCCAAAGACTCCGACCGATGCCATGCCCGGTCAACACCTTAACAACGGAGAAACCTCTTCCCTCCACATAACTCTGAATGGCATATCCGATATCGCCCAGCCTCGCTCCCTTCCTCGCTGCCTTTATGCCCCTTTCCAACGCTTCCCTAGTGGTATTAATCAATTCTTTCACTATTTCATCAACCTCTCCATCACCCACAATAAACGTGCGCGCCCCATCCGCATGATACCCCTCAAACTCCACTCCTACATCTAATTTTAATAAATCGCCTTCCCTCAAGATTTTCTTCTTGGAGGGAATCCCGTGAACAACCTCGTCATTAAGAGAGGCGCAAATGGAAGCGGGAAACCCATTGAAACCTTTGAAGGAGGGTCTGGCTCCCCGAGAGCGTATGAGCTCCTCGGCAAGGGAATCAAGTTCCGCGGTAGAGACGCCAGGCTTGGCGTTGGCTTCCAGAACATCAAGAACCTCGGCCAAAATCGCACCCGCCTTCCCCATCTTCTTTATCTCCTCTTCTTTCTTAATCACTATCATCCTGTAAGATCTTGACGATTTCATCCACGGATTGTTCAAGGGGAACCTCGCAGTTCACATTCACCAGTAGCCCTTTTTCCTCATAAAAACGAATGAGGGGTTCCGTTTGCCTATGATAAACAGCCAAGCGATGGCGTATCGCTTCCGGTTTATCGTCGTCTCTTTGATATAATTCACCACCGCAGTAATCGCAAATTCCCTCCTTCTTCGGCGGCATATTGATGATGTGGAAGATCGCCCCACAGTTGCGACATATCCTTCTTCCCGAAAGACGCCTTATTATTTCCTCCTCGCTAACCACCAGATTTATAACCTTCTTTAAGGGCAAAGAGAGCTCCTTTAAGATTTGTTCTAAAGTCTCCGCTTGCTGTAGTGTGCGGGGATATCCATCAAGGATAAACCCCTTCTTACAATCATCCTGCGAAAGCCTATTCTTCACTATCAAGTTTACAACATCATCGGGAACAAGCTCGCCGCTTTCAACATACCTTCTCACCTCTTGCCCCAACTCGCTGTTCTTCTCCATTTCCTCCCTGAAGATATCTCCCGTTGATATATGAGGAATGCCCAGCAAAGAGGAAAGCCTCTTTGCGTGTGTTCCTTTTCCTGCTCCTGGTGCTCCTAACAAAATGACCAAGCCCTTCTCCTCCCTTCTATTTTATGAAACCTTCGTAGCGTCGCATAGCAATCTGGGCTTCCAGCTGCTGGACGGTCTCAACTGCTACACCTACAAGGATTAATATGGAAGTCCCACCTACTATCGTGAAAACCGTCGAGGGAACTCCCGTGATATTGGAATAATAATATTGCAATAAAGCAATCGCAGCTAAGAACAAGGCTCCTACGAATGTAACCCTTGAAAGGACCCTATCTATATATTCCTTGGTAGGTTGCCCGGGGCGGACGCCCGGAATGAACCCCCCTGCTTTCTTCAAATTATCGGCGATATCCGTGGGATTAAAGACCACGGCGGTATAGAAATAGGTAAATAACATCACCAAGATAGCGTAGATTATGGAGGCTGCGACGCTCATTCCTGGGCTAAAGTAATATAGAAGTTTATACACCCAGGAGTTCTGCTGAGTGGCACCTCCAAAGAACTGAAGTATGGTGGAAGGGAAAGTGATAATTGCGATGGCGAAGATTATGGGTATTACGCCTGCGTTGTTAAGTCGGAGCGGCAAATATGTCTGGGCACCCGAATATGCCCTTATTCCCACCACCTTCCTCGCATACTGCACGGGGATTTTACGCTGGGCATTCTGCACAGCTACAACAGAAGCAACTACCCCAAGGAAAAGGATAACGAGAAGAAGGACATTGAAGAATGTGATTGTGCCCGCCCTTAAAGCTTGGATGGTATTGTAAACATCATAGGGCATTCTAACCATTATATTACAAAGTATTATTAGAGAGACACCGTTTCCTATTCCCTTTTCTGTAATGAGTTCTCCCAACCAGAGGAGGAAGCAGGTTGCTGCTGTTAGGGCGATTATCGCGCGGAAGTAATCAAAAGTTGTGAAATGAAGTATGTTCTGTCCTCTCCCTAAGGCAATGCACATACCAGTTGCTTGCATTAGGGAAAGGAAAACAGTTAGATATCGGGTATATTGTCCGATTTTTTTCCTTCCCTCCTCCCCACCCTCCTTCGCTAACTCCTCCAAGCTGGGAATAGCCATAGTTAACAACTGCATTATAATTGAGGCATTGATATAGGGGTAAATTCCCATTGCGAAGATGGTAAATTTGCGCATCGCTCCCCCCGAGAAGAGGTCAACAAGGGAGAAAAGCCCTCCACCCCGAGCAAAAAGCTCCTCAAGAGCTTGTCTGTTAACGCCCGGAAGAGGGATATGGAGCCCAGCCACATAAAGGGCAAACATACCTAAAACAAACAATATCCTCTTTCTCAAATCGGGATAACGGAGAGCGGAAACAAATGTCTCCAACATTTAACCTATCACCTCTGCCTTCCCTCCCGCCTTTTCTATCTTCTCCTTTGCAGAAGCGCTGAAAGCATGAGCCTTCACGGTAAGCGGTCTTTTCACTTCCCCTTCACCCAATACCTTCACTGGGACATCCTTTTCCTTTATCAATCCTCTTTCATAAAGTAGCTGAGGAGTGATTTCTTGGACATCCCCCAAACGCATTATGTCCTTGATATTCACTATCTGCCATTCCTTCTTGAAGGGATTTTTGAAACCCTTCTGCTTCGGCAGACGAAGATGAAGGGGAGTTTGACCACCCTCCATGTGGAGGCTTACGCTCTCGTGAGCCTTCTGCCCTTTAGTGCCTCTTCCCGCGGTTTTCCCGTGACCCGAACCAATACCCCTGCCCACCCTCTTTTTCTTTTTTCTCGGATACTCAACTTTTATGTTATGTATCTGCATCTTGCACCTCCTCAGTTTCCACTATCCTCACTTCCAGAAGGTCCTTCACCTTCTCTATCATCCCCTCCACTTGGGGATTGAAGGGCTTGAGTATCTCCTGATTCAACCTCCTCAACCCCAAGGCTTGGAGGGTTCTCTTCTTCCAGAACTTGTGTCCTATAGGACTCTTCTTCAACTTCAGCAGAAACATCTTTCTCAACTTTTTCCACCTCCATCTTTTTTAGCCATGGTAGCAGCTGATGAGGTTGTTTTCCTCGTTTGCGGGCTACCTCCTCGGGAGTTTGGAGGGAACTCAAAGCCTTAAGAGTAGCCCAAACTACATTGACGGGATTAGTAGACCCTATACACTTGCTCAATATATCCTTTATCCCGGCTAATTCAACCACCGCCCTAACCGCGCGTCCCGCGACAGTTCCCGTTCCAGGAGAAGCGGGCTTAAGCAGAACCTTCGTCGCCCCTATTTCCCCAATAACGGAGTGGGGAATTGTATTGCCGAGGAGAGGGACCTCTATCATATTCTTCTTCGCCTGATTAACCGCCTTTCGAAGGGCATCGGGAAGCTCATGAGCCTTCCCAATGCTCGCCCCTACATGCCCTTGCTTATCGCCAACCACTGCTAAAACGAATATCCTCTGCCTACGCCCTCCCTTTTGCGTTCTTGATACTCTTTTGAACAGAACTATCCTTTCCTCAAACTGCGTATCATCCGTAGGAACAAATTTACGTTTTGTAACTACTCTCATAGTTTCAATCCTCCTTCCCTTGCTCCCTCCGCTAAGGCGCGCACTCTCCCGTGATATTTGTAACCTCCCCTATCAAATGCAGCTTTCTCTATCCCCAACTCCAATGCCCGCTTAGCAAGGAGGCGTCCTACCTCTTTTGCAACCTCCGTTTTGCTCTTCCCCTCTGCAATCTTCCTTATCTCGGGGTCAAGCGAGGAAGCAGAACAATAAGTGTGCCCTATTTCATCGTTTATCAACTGGGCATATATGTGTTTGAGGGAGCGAAATACCGATAATCTCGGTCTCTCGCTCGTCCCAAACACCTTTTTCCTTACTCTCAAATGTCTTCTCTTTCTCGCTTCGACTTTGCTCAGCATCTTAACTTTATTGAGCACCTCCTACCTTCGCAGCTTTTCCAGGTTTAAGACGGACAACTTCGCCTCTATATCTTATGCCTTTCCCGTGATATGCATCAGGGGGTCTAATCGCCCTTATCTCCGCCGCCTGCTGGCCTACAACCTGTTTATCAATTCCCTTTACTATTATCAAGGTTTGCCTCGTATCAGGGTCCTGTGTCACCTCAAAGGTTATGCCCGGCTTAGGTTCAACAACTACAGGATGGGAAAAACCTATGTTCAAAACGAGGTTCTCTCCTTGCTTCATCGCCCTATAACCTACACCCACTATCTCAAGAGTCTTCTGAAATCCCTTAGCCACCCCCTCTATCAGGTTTGCAATGAGGGTGCGATATAAACCATGTAGGGAACGACTTTCCTTCCTGTCGTCCCTTCGCTTCACATATATTTTGCCGTCGGCTAACTCCACATCTATAAGGGGATGAAGGGTTAGGCTGTTTTTCCCCAAAGGACCTTCAGCATATATTTGGTCCCCTTCTAACTTCACTTTTACATTTTCTGGTATAACTATTGGCTTTTTACCTACGTGCGACACCATTCATCACCTCACCATATATAGCATAGAACCTCTCCGCCTACGCCGAGACGCCGAGCTTCCCTATCAGTTAAGACACCTTTTGAGGTAGACAAAATGGCTATCCCCAACCCATCCATGACCCGGGGAATCTCATCCTTAGATACATAGATTCTACTTCCCGGTTTGCTCACCCTTTTCAGCCCGGTTATCACTGGCTCTCCTTCCGGTGTATACTTCAAAAAGATGCGCAATATGCCCTGCTTACCATCGTCAATGAACTGAAAATCGTGGATGTACCCCTCTTTTCGCAATATCCTCGCTATCTCTATTTTGATTTTTGAGGCGGGAACGGAAACTTCCTCCTTCTCCGCCATAAGAGCGTTCCTGATGCGAGTGAGCATATCCGCAATAGGGTCAGTTAGAACCATAGCTCCCTCCTTTACCAACTTGATTTCACCACGCCGGGTATTTGCCCCTGATAAACAAGCTCCCTAAAACATATCCGGCAGAGACCGAATTGCCTTATATATCCTCTCGGTCTCCCGCAGCGAAAGCAACGATTTCTCTGCCTCGTTTTGAATTTAGGCGGTAGCTTGCTTCTCTCAATTTTCACCTTTCTTGCCATATCTATCCTTCCTCCTTACGAGAGCTCTCTATTATTTGCTGCGCTATGTGGGGTGGAACCTCCTCATAGTGGGAGAAGGACATAGTGAAGCTTCCTCTCCCTCCCGTTATGGAACGCAGGTCTATCGCGTATTTGAGCATCTCCGCCATAGGCACCTGCGCTATTATGCGGTCAATTAACGGGGACTCTGATTCTATCCCGATTATCCTTCCTCGCTTGCTGTTCAGCCCACCTATAACATCTCCTGTAAACATCTTCGGCACCGTAACCACGACATTCATTATAGGTTCCAAGAGAACGGGGTCAGCTTGCTGAACAGCGTTCTTGAAGGATATCGCTGCAGCTATTTGAAATGCCAAATCCGAAGAATCAACCTCATGGTATTTCCCATCGTAAAGCGTCACCCTCACATCAACAACCGGATAGCCAGCTAAAACTCCCTCGGATAGAGCCTTCTGCACCCCTTTCTCAACAGAGGGTATGTATTGGCGAGGGATTGCTCCGCCGACTATCTTGTTCACAAATTCATAACCAGCTCCCCTCTCCAATGGCTCAACAGTGAGATAAACCACTCCATATTGACCATGCCCACCCGTCTGCCTTATGTACTTGCCCTCTGCACTCGCTGAACGCCTTATCGTCTCCCTATAAGGGACCTTGGGCGTAGATAACTCCACATCCACCCCGAACTTCCTCTTAAGACGTTCCATTGTTACCTCAAGGTGTAAGTCGCCCATACCCGCCATAATCGTTTGCTTCATCTCGTTATCACGCCACCATCGAAAAGATGGGTCCTCTTCAGTTAAACGGTTGAGACCCATTGTGAGCTTCTCTTCATCCTCGCGGCTCTTGGGAGCAATGGCAAGTTGATATACTGGCTCGGGATAGCTTATCGGAGGAAGCATTACAAGCCTTGAGGGATGACAAAGAGTATCACCTGTTGAGCTCTCGGCGAGCTTGGGAATGGCGCAGATATCACCTGCGTGAACTTTGCCAATAGGTTGTTGCTGTTTTCCAAGAAGCAAGAACAATTGTCCGACCTTCTGTTGAACATTTTTATTAACATTGACAAGTGTGCTATCAGTGGAAAGAAGCCCAGAGAAAACCCTCACATAGGAGAGCTTACCCACATACGGGTCGGCAACGGTCTTGAAAACGAAGGCACAAACAGGCTCCTCGTCATTCGGCTTAACTTCTATCTCTTCACCATTCCCCGGCGCCATCCCCTTTATGCTCCCTCTATCCATAGGGGAGGGAAGATACTTCACGATTGCATTCAAAAACTCCTCCACTCCCTCACCGGAAAAGGCCGAAACCGCAAGGACTGGGAAGAGCTGCCTCCCTTTCACTCCTTCCACGAGCGCTTCCTCTATCTCTCTATCCTCTATTTCCTCCTCATTAATATATTTCTCAAGCAAGACATCGCTAACATCAGCAACTGCCTCCAAGAGCTTATCCCTATAGCCATCAACGAGACGTTCCGCGACGGTACCCACAGCGACCACGCCTTTCCCGAAAGATTCCTGCAGTTGATTAAGAACCTTTGGGAAATCGGCATTCTCCCTTTCTATCTTATTAACCACTATCAAAACGGGAAGCGAATTCTCCTGAGCAAGACGCCACATATTTTCTGTCCCGATTTCCACACCCGAGGCAGCGCATACTACGAGGACAACGGCATCGGCAGCCCGCATCGCTCCCATTACTTCTCCCTGGAAGTCAGCGTAGCCGGGGGTATCAATTATGTTTATCTTGGTTCCCTTCCAATCAAGATAGGCAAGGGAAAGGCTTATAGATGTCTTTCTCTGTATCTCTTCCGGCTCGTAATCCATTACGGTGTTGCCCTCCTCCACCTTTCCCATCCGAGTTATCATCTTCGCCTTATAAAGTATAGCCTCTATGAGGGAGGTCTTTCCTGCCCCGGAATGAGCGACGAAGACGACATTCCTTATATTTTGGGTGGTATACTCTTTCATATTCTGCTACCCTCCTCCCTAAATGGGCATCCAAGAAGCTTCAGCAATGTCCTGCCTTCTATGTCGCTTTTAGCGGTGGTTACAATCGTTATATTCATTCCCCTTATCTTCTCAACTTGGTCTAAATTTATCTCGGGGAATATAGTCTGCTCGTCAAGCCCCAAACTGAAATTGCCATGCCCATCCATCTTCTGGGAGAGCCCCTTGAAATCCCTAACCCTGGGCAATACAATGGCAAAAAGCTTTTGGAGGAAATGCCACATCCTGTCTCCCCTGAGGGTTGCTTTACATCCTATTGGCATTCCCTTCCTCAGCTTGAAGCTGGAAATGGATTTCCTCGCTTTACAAATCATAGGCGTCTGCCCCGTTATCAATGCTAATTCCTTTTTAGCGGTCTCTATCTCCTTGGGGTCTTGCACTGCTTCTCCTACCCCCATATTTACAACCACTTTTTC from the bacterium genome contains:
- the truA gene encoding tRNA pseudouridine(38-40) synthase TruA; translated protein: MRNIVLGVSYDGTDFAGFQKQKSLPTIQGEIEEKLANCLGERVRVIAASRTDAGVHAKGQVINFLTSSPIPVEKFPRILNDRLPSSIRVIWSKEMDASFHSRFDAKSRIYKYFLINKAVISPFLSRYALVIPEELDLELMRKAGKMLEGVHNFSAFTSERTKTRRHLIRLDIKKKHDIIIFTLEANAFLKGMVRNIVGLLLQIGRGKYSPSIVEECLEGKKSVLNLTVAPQGLFLWKVKYDEF
- the rplQ gene encoding 50S ribosomal protein L17, whose amino-acid sequence is MKHRKGYGKLSKPTDQRLALLRSLAREVVKRGKIETTLQRAKEARRVVEKLITLAKEDSLSARRRAFRILQDETLVKRLFEEIAPKMQDREGGYLRITRLGYRRGDHAEIALLSLVE
- a CDS encoding DNA-directed RNA polymerase subunit alpha — encoded protein: MLPSTTRKEKEKTNPRIVIAKENGREGKFFIYPLEKGVGHTIGSALRRVLLSQIPGAAITEARIEGVYHPLTTLPYVKEDVTLILLNLKEVAIRVKRPFSGALMMKLDVQGEGEVLAADIRPQHPEIEIANPEQHIATLTEPEARLNIDLKVEMGKGFRLAYMREAKSQVGFLPLTAIFTPIRRVAYYVNNYYFKGWEDEEEVGQRYLGQLVMETSLQEKLELERLTLEITTNGAITPSEALLQSAAILAKYFQIASLVEENVNEPVATAPQPNEPEDPVDLEKEELLDTPLEELDLPSRAYNALRKEGITTLRELCKCTEKQLLGLRNLGRKSLNQLKIMLAEMGLSLADEEGRK
- the rpsD gene encoding 30S ribosomal protein S4 is translated as MSLYTGPRCRLCRREGMKLFLKGDRCYTPKCSLERRNYPPGMHGQTRPPKLKDYGLRFREKQKAKRMYWLTETQFKRYFEMASKMKGRAGENLLMLLERRLDAVVYRLGFASSRKQARQLVTHGHILVNGRVVDIPSYQVEVGDIIKVKPDSPVVERVKEEVAKRGGRCPDWLKLDEENLEGQVVGLPVPGEIEVPLNEQLIVEFYSR
- the rpsK gene encoding 30S ribosomal protein S11 yields the protein MAKKKAKKKERGLITHAIAHIKATFNNTIISITDKDGNVLCWDSGGTVGLKGTRKGTPYAAQLAADSVAKKAMEMGVRKVDVYVKGTGQGRETAIRALQAAGLEINIIKDVTPVPHNGCRPPKRRRV
- the rpsM gene encoding 30S ribosomal protein S13 codes for the protein MARIAGVDLPKNKNIWIALTYIYGIGRTLSKKILEEAGIDPNVKVKDLMDEEVAKLNNIIESKYKVEGDLRREVAANIRRLIEIGCYRGLRHKVGLPVRGQRTRTNARTRKGPRARIGARK
- the rpmJ gene encoding 50S ribosomal protein L36 — encoded protein: MKVRPSVKRICNKCKIIRRRGRVMVICSNPKHKQRQGR
- the infA gene encoding translation initiation factor IF-1, which codes for MEGVVIEALPNAAFRVKLDNNLIITAHASGKMRLHYIKILPGDKVKVEVSPYDLTQGRILYRYK
- the map gene encoding type I methionyl aminopeptidase — its product is MIVIKKEEEIKKMGKAGAILAEVLDVLEANAKPGVSTAELDSLAEELIRSRGARPSFKGFNGFPASICASLNDEVVHGIPSKKKILREGDLLKLDVGVEFEGYHADGARTFIVGDGEVDEIVKELINTTREALERGIKAARKGARLGDIGYAIQSYVEGRGFSVVKVLTGHGIGRSLWEDPPVPNYGSKGKGIILREGMTLAIEPMVNIGDDRVFTAEDGWTVKTVDGSLSAHFEHTIAIMGDGCLVLTRR
- a CDS encoding adenylate kinase gives rise to the protein MVILLGAPGAGKGTHAKRLSSLLGIPHISTGDIFREEMEKNSELGQEVRRYVESGELVPDDVVNLIVKNRLSQDDCKKGFILDGYPRTLQQAETLEQILKELSLPLKKVINLVVSEEEIIRRLSGRRICRNCGAIFHIINMPPKKEGICDYCGGELYQRDDDKPEAIRHRLAVYHRQTEPLIRFYEEKGLLVNVNCEVPLEQSVDEIVKILQDDSD
- the secY gene encoding preprotein translocase subunit SecY produces the protein MLETFVSALRYPDLRKRILFVLGMFALYVAGLHIPLPGVNRQALEELFARGGGLFSLVDLFSGGAMRKFTIFAMGIYPYINASIIMQLLTMAIPSLEELAKEGGEEGRKKIGQYTRYLTVFLSLMQATGMCIALGRGQNILHFTTFDYFRAIIALTAATCFLLWLGELITEKGIGNGVSLIILCNIMVRMPYDVYNTIQALRAGTITFFNVLLLVILFLGVVASVVAVQNAQRKIPVQYARKVVGIRAYSGAQTYLPLRLNNAGVIPIIFAIAIITFPSTILQFFGGATQQNSWVYKLLYYFSPGMSVAASIIYAILVMLFTYFYTAVVFNPTDIADNLKKAGGFIPGVRPGQPTKEYIDRVLSRVTFVGALFLAAIALLQYYYSNITGVPSTVFTIVGGTSILILVGVAVETVQQLEAQIAMRRYEGFIK
- the rplO gene encoding 50S ribosomal protein L15, whose amino-acid sequence is MQIHNIKVEYPRKKKKRVGRGIGSGHGKTAGRGTKGQKAHESVSLHMEGGQTPLHLRLPKQKGFKNPFKKEWQIVNIKDIMRLGDVQEITPQLLYERGLIKEKDVPVKVLGEGEVKRPLTVKAHAFSASAKEKIEKAGGKAEVIG
- the rpmD gene encoding 50S ribosomal protein L30, whose amino-acid sequence is MFLLKLKKSPIGHKFWKKRTLQALGLRRLNQEILKPFNPQVEGMIEKVKDLLEVRIVETEEVQDADT
- a CDS encoding 50S ribosomal protein L18 is translated as MLSKVEARKRRHLRVRKKVFGTSERPRLSVFRSLKHIYAQLINDEIGHTYCSASSLDPEIRKIAEGKSKTEVAKEVGRLLAKRALELGIEKAAFDRGGYKYHGRVRALAEGAREGGLKL
- the rplF gene encoding 50S ribosomal protein L6; the protein is MSHVGKKPIVIPENVKVKLEGDQIYAEGPLGKNSLTLHPLIDVELADGKIYVKRRDDRKESRSLHGLYRTLIANLIEGVAKGFQKTLEIVGVGYRAMKQGENLVLNIGFSHPVVVEPKPGITFEVTQDPDTRQTLIIVKGIDKQVVGQQAAEIRAIRPPDAYHGKGIRYRGEVVRLKPGKAAKVGGAQ
- the rpsH gene encoding 30S ribosomal protein S8 — protein: MVLTDPIADMLTRIRNALMAEKEEVSVPASKIKIEIARILRKEGYIHDFQFIDDGKQGILRIFLKYTPEGEPVITGLKRVSKPGSRIYVSKDEIPRVMDGLGIAILSTSKGVLTDREARRLGVGGEVLCYIW
- a CDS encoding type Z 30S ribosomal protein S14; this encodes MARKVKIERSKLPPKFKTRQRNRCFRCGRPRGYIRQFGLCRICFRELVYQGQIPGVVKSSW